A segment of the Sandaracinaceae bacterium genome:
GCGATCGCTCAACAGCACGCTCACGCTCGGTGAGCGGCTCGAGAGCGAGGCGGTGAGGCGCGCGACGACCGCGGCCTGCTCGTCGGTGCCGCGGTCCGCCCGATCGGCGGCCTTGAGGGGCGCGGTATCCGACAGCGGCGCCAGCCAGCGCTCGACCCGACGAAAGAAGCGTACGCCGACGTCCTCCGGCGAGAACGGGTAGGCGGCCAGCCGCTCGCGTCCGGCCAGCGGCGGCGCGTCCGGCCAGCGCAGCACGAGCGCCCCGCCTCCCCGCACGAAGCCCTGCGTCTGGCCGAGCACGTCCGCGTCGAGGCCCGCGTGCACGTCGAGCACCACCGCGTCGAATGCGCCGCCGAGGAGCCGGCGGACGCCCGCCGCGGTGCTCGTCTGGAAGGGGACCTCGCCCGCGCCCACCCAGAGGACCTCGCGCGGATCCAGCGCCGCGCAGAGGGCGAGCGCGTCGCGCCGCGTCTCCTCCGGGGTGCCGCGGAGCATCACGCATCGGCGGGGCCGCATGCCGCATCTTCACCCGGCGCGCGGTCAGAGCAAGCAGGTCGCCGAGAAAGGCTGTCGGATGGATCCCGGAGCGCGACGTGGCGCGATTTCGGCGGGGCCGACGACGAAATGATGAATCATTTTCGGAGGAGCGACTCGCCGGAAGAGCGTCGCGTCCCGCCCGGCGAGGCGCCGGCATTGGTTTCTCAGCGACCTGCAAGCGCGCTTTGATCCGGACCGGCCGCGCGTGCAGAATGGCGCACCCCGAACGCGGCTGGAGGCCCCGGATGAGCACCGAGAAACACGGCGGAGACATCGTCGCCGACGTCCTGTCCCGTCACGGCATTCGCCACATCTTCACCCTCTGCGGCGGGCACATCTCGCCCATCCTCACGGGCGCGAGGGCGCGGGGCATCGACATCATCGACGTGCGCCACGAGGCGAGCGCGGTCTTCGCAGCGGACGCGGTGGCGCGCATGACCGGCGTGCCCGGGGTGGCGGCGGTGACGGCCGGGCCCGGGGTGACGAACACGCTGACCGCGGTGAAGAACGCGCAGCTCGCGCAGACGCCCTTGCTGATCTTCGGGGGCGCGACCGCGACGCTGCTGAAGGGGCGCGGCGCGCTCCAGGACATCGACCAGATCTCGCTCGTAAAGTCGGCCGTGAAGTGGGCGACCGCGGTCGGCACCGTGCCGGCGCTCGGCCCCACCGTGCACAAGGCGCTCGAGATCGCGCAGAGCGGCGTGCCGGGACCCGTCTTCGTCGAGGTCCCCGTCGACCTCCTCTACCCGGAGTCGATCGTCAAGGGCTGGTACATCAGCGAGAGCGGGATCGAGAACGCGAAGGGGCTCGGCGCGAAGGCGCTCGAGCTCTACCTCAAGGGCCACCTCTACAAGCAGTTCCACCTGCCCCACGTCGACCTCGATCTGCCCGAGCTGCGCTTGCCGCGCCGCAACGACGTGCACGATCAGATCGACCAGGTCGTCGCGCGGCTCCGACGCGCGGAGCGCCCGGCCCTCGTGGTCGGCAACCAGACGATGGTCAACTGTCACGACGCGGCCTCGCTCGCGGACGCGGTCGACAAGCTGGGCATGCCGGTCTGGCTCGGTGGGGCGGCCCGCGGGCTGCTCGGCCGCGACAGCGACATCCAGTTCCGTCACAAGCGCGGGCGAGCGCTCAAGGAAGCGGACGTGGTGATCGTCTGCGGCTTCCCCTTCGACTTCCGGCTCAAGTACGGGCGCGCCATCGGGAGCAAGGCCTTCGTGGTGCACGCCAACCTCGCCGAGGACGAGCTGCGCAAGAACCGCCGCCCCGAGATCGCGGTCCACACCCACCCCGCGGACTTCGTGCGCGGGCTGGCCGAGGCCTTCGGTCCGGGACGCGGGCGCTGGGACTCCTGGATCGCGGCCTGCCGCGAGCGCGAGGTGAAGCGCGACGCGGAGATCGCCGCGCAAGCCACCACCGAGGGCGAGCGGGTCGACCCCATCTACCTCTTCCAGCGCATCGAGGAGAAGATGGCCGACGACTCGGTCATCGTGGCCGACGGCGGGGACTTCGTGGCGACCGGCGCCTACATCCTCAAGCCGCGACGTCCCCTCTCGTGGCTGGACCCGGGCGTGTACGGGACCCTCGGGGTCGGCGGCGGCTTCGCGGTCGGCGCCGCGTGCGTGCGCAAGGACGCCGAGGTCTGGCTGATCTGGGGCGACGGCTCGAGCGCGTACAGCCTGGCCGAGCTCGACACCTGCGTGCGCCACGGGCTCGCCCCCATCGCGGTCGTGGGCACCGACGCCTCGTGGCAGCAGATCGCGCGCGATCAGGTCGAGATCCTGGGCGACGACGTCGGGACGACGCTCCTGCACACGGACTACCACGAGGTGGCGAAGGGCTACGGCGGGGTCGGTCTCCTGCTGACGGACGCGGCCAAGGTCGACGAGACCCTCGACGAGGCAAAACGGCTGTCGCGCGAAGGCAAGCCGGTGCTCATCAACGTGCACCTCGCGGCGAGCGATTTCCGCAAGGGCTCCATCTCGATCTGAGTCCATCTCGATCTGAGACAGGGTGCGCGATGGGTGCGCCGAAGGGTCGCGCTCGCGCAAATCGATCGCGGCCCCGAGTGCGCCAGTGCGCACGCTCACGGTGGCCTCCATCTTGCTCTCTTCGGGGCATGCAGGAAGCCGTGAGCACACCGGACACCGAGGGGGGACGTCCGGACACCGTGCAGACCCTCCTGGAGCGCGCGCAACGCCGCGCGCGCCGCGTCAGTGAGCAGTGCATGCGAACCGTCTCGACGGTCCGTGCTCCCGGCCCCGGGCCGGTGGAGCACGTCGACCCGAAGCGGCTCGCGGGCCTGTCCGAGGCGCCGCGGGACGTCCCTCGAGAGGACCGGTTCGCGGAGGATCTCGAGACGCGGGTGGGGCGCTGGGGGTAGGGGACCTCGCACGCGAGGAATGGGGGCTCCCAGCGCCCCGGGCTTCGGCCCGCGTGTTCGGACGCGCGTTCAGAGGAGTACGGAGGCGTACCCGACGAAGCTGTCGTCCGGCCGGATGTCCCAGCTC
Coding sequences within it:
- a CDS encoding thiamine pyrophosphate-binding protein; translated protein: MSTEKHGGDIVADVLSRHGIRHIFTLCGGHISPILTGARARGIDIIDVRHEASAVFAADAVARMTGVPGVAAVTAGPGVTNTLTAVKNAQLAQTPLLIFGGATATLLKGRGALQDIDQISLVKSAVKWATAVGTVPALGPTVHKALEIAQSGVPGPVFVEVPVDLLYPESIVKGWYISESGIENAKGLGAKALELYLKGHLYKQFHLPHVDLDLPELRLPRRNDVHDQIDQVVARLRRAERPALVVGNQTMVNCHDAASLADAVDKLGMPVWLGGAARGLLGRDSDIQFRHKRGRALKEADVVIVCGFPFDFRLKYGRAIGSKAFVVHANLAEDELRKNRRPEIAVHTHPADFVRGLAEAFGPGRGRWDSWIAACREREVKRDAEIAAQATTEGERVDPIYLFQRIEEKMADDSVIVADGGDFVATGAYILKPRRPLSWLDPGVYGTLGVGGGFAVGAACVRKDAEVWLIWGDGSSAYSLAELDTCVRHGLAPIAVVGTDASWQQIARDQVEILGDDVGTTLLHTDYHEVAKGYGGVGLLLTDAAKVDETLDEAKRLSREGKPVLINVHLAASDFRKGSISI